In Leptolyngbyaceae cyanobacterium, a single window of DNA contains:
- a CDS encoding redoxin domain-containing protein — protein sequence MLTSTDFSGLINERFFRNFLPIPANSTLNLGEITPAFELPDVTHKRPVSLSDYRGKQPVILAFTRIFTEKQYCPFCYPHIKAMKENYEQFTNLGAEILMITSTDKEQSEKVVQDLGLKMPLLSDSRCLLFRNYGVGQALGAPLPAQFVLDKEGKLIFKHLFSFLDSNASVDRLLKVLQKNSEVRIQESEFSIG from the coding sequence ATGCTGACTTCCACAGATTTTAGCGGCTTAATAAATGAGCGATTTTTCCGTAATTTTTTACCTATTCCTGCTAATAGTACTTTAAATTTGGGGGAAATTACTCCAGCTTTTGAATTGCCGGACGTTACTCACAAACGTCCGGTTAGCTTATCTGATTACAGAGGAAAACAGCCTGTTATATTAGCTTTTACGCGCATCTTTACTGAAAAACAATATTGTCCGTTTTGTTATCCCCACATTAAAGCAATGAAGGAAAATTACGAGCAATTTACGAATCTGGGGGCAGAAATTTTAATGATTACCAGTACCGATAAAGAACAGAGCGAAAAAGTCGTGCAAGATTTAGGTTTAAAAATGCCTTTATTGAGCGATTCCAGGTGTTTACTTTTTCGTAATTATGGAGTAGGACAAGCTTTGGGTGCGCCTTTGCCAGCACAGTTTGTATTAGACAAAGAAGGAAAACTCATTTTCAAACATTTATTTTCCTTTCTCGATTCTAATGCTTCTGTGGATAGATTGCTAAAAGTATTGCAGAAGAATTCAGAAGTTAGAATTCAGGAGTCAGAATTCAGCATTGGGTGA
- a CDS encoding DnaJ C-terminal domain-containing protein translates to MPATDFKDYYAVLGVNKSASADEIKKVYRRLARKYHPDMNPGNKEAEARFKEVTEAYEVLSDADKRKKYDQFGQYWKQAGQGWPSGGAGSAGFDVNGFDFSQYGSFDEFINELLGRMGGPGAGPSPGRSAGRSYSYRTSTGGPTGFGGYNGFQGFENQTASTGADREATITLTFSEAFHGTQKRLDLGTEVVDARIPPGAKPGSRIRLKGKGSVNPYSHQRGDLYLTVELSSHNFFHFEGDNLVCEVPITPDEAVLGTQVEVPTPDGSVTVNVPAGVRSGQSLRLRGKGWPNPKTGRGDQMVKISIVPPKDLTSTEREYYEKIRTARTFNPRSNLKQVKL, encoded by the coding sequence ATGCCTGCCACCGATTTCAAAGACTATTATGCCGTTTTGGGGGTGAACAAAAGCGCTAGTGCTGACGAAATTAAAAAAGTTTATCGCCGATTAGCACGCAAATATCACCCCGATATGAACCCTGGCAACAAAGAAGCCGAAGCTCGCTTCAAAGAAGTAACCGAAGCTTACGAAGTGTTGTCAGACGCCGATAAACGCAAAAAATACGACCAATTTGGCCAATACTGGAAACAAGCCGGCCAAGGATGGCCTTCTGGTGGTGCGGGTAGTGCAGGCTTCGACGTTAACGGCTTCGATTTCAGCCAATACGGTAGTTTTGATGAATTTATCAACGAATTGCTAGGCCGCATGGGTGGCCCTGGTGCTGGCCCTAGTCCGGGTCGTTCCGCAGGTCGCTCTTACTCCTACCGTACCAGCACCGGAGGCCCAACTGGATTTGGCGGCTATAATGGTTTCCAAGGCTTTGAAAACCAAACCGCATCAACAGGAGCGGATCGGGAAGCAACCATCACTCTCACCTTCTCAGAAGCATTTCACGGCACTCAAAAACGTTTAGATTTAGGCACGGAAGTCGTGGATGCCCGTATTCCTCCCGGAGCCAAACCCGGTAGTCGCATTCGCTTAAAAGGAAAAGGTTCTGTAAATCCCTACTCTCACCAAAGAGGGGATCTATACTTAACAGTCGAGCTTTCATCTCACAACTTCTTCCACTTTGAAGGAGACAACCTGGTTTGTGAAGTGCCAATCACCCCAGATGAAGCCGTCTTGGGAACCCAAGTAGAAGTTCCTACTCCCGATGGTTCCGTAACTGTCAACGTTCCGGCGGGAGTTCGTTCTGGTCAATCCCTGCGACTGCGGGGCAAAGGATGGCCAAACCCCAAAACCGGACGCGGCGATCAAATGGTGAAAATTTCGATCGTGCCGCCAAAAGACCTCACATCCACCGAACGGGAATATTACGAAAAAATCCGTACCGCCCGCACCTTCAATCCCCGTAGCAATTTAAAACAAGTGAAATTATAA
- a CDS encoding AAA family ATPase, producing the protein MAQLILLIGLPGSGKSSLAKQLVLESPSRLLISTDAIRAQLFGDEATQGAWLLVWRQVEREFRQAVCQIDRKEAKEAIYDATNAARQQRKEALALARETGFTHITGLWLDIPVWLCLARNRRRQRQVPDEVIFRMHRRLRDAPPSLEDGLDRLIRFYPGLPSTEIAIALESNNRTEPNLQI; encoded by the coding sequence TTGGCTCAACTAATTCTATTAATCGGACTTCCCGGCAGTGGTAAATCATCTCTAGCCAAACAACTAGTGCTAGAATCTCCATCACGTCTGCTCATTTCCACAGATGCGATTCGCGCTCAACTATTTGGTGATGAGGCAACTCAGGGAGCTTGGCTGTTAGTTTGGCGACAAGTAGAAAGAGAATTTCGGCAAGCTGTTTGCCAAATCGATCGAAAAGAAGCCAAAGAAGCTATTTACGATGCTACTAATGCCGCACGCCAGCAACGAAAAGAAGCCCTCGCCCTCGCTCGCGAAACAGGCTTCACCCACATCACTGGCTTGTGGTTAGATATACCAGTTTGGCTTTGTTTAGCACGTAATCGTCGCCGCCAGCGTCAAGTACCCGATGAGGTAATCTTTCGGATGCACCGCAGACTTCGCGATGCTCCTCCCAGCCTAGAAGATGGGCTCGATCGCTTGATTCGTTTTTACCCCGGTTTACCAAGTACGGAAATTGCGATCGCCCTAGAGAGCAATAACCGAACCGAACCGAACTTGCAGATTTGA
- a CDS encoding glucose-1-phosphate adenylyltransferase has translation MKNVLAVILGGGAGTRLYPLTKLRAKPAVPLAGKYRLIDIPVSNCINSEIFKIYVLTQFNSASLNRHIARAYNFAGFTEGFVEVLAAQQTPENPNWFQGTADAVRQYLWLMEEWDADEFLILSGDHLYRMDYRQFLQRHRETKADITISVVPMDEKRASDFGLMKIDDKGRVVDFSEKPKGDALKQMQVDTTVLGLTPEEAKKMPYIASMGIYIFKKDVLIRLLKDAPERTDFGKEIIPASSKDHNVQAYLFGGYWEDIGTIEAFYDANLALTRQPKPPFSFYDENAPIYTRARYLPPTKLLDCKVTESMIGEGCILKECRIEHSVLGVRTRVEAGCVVEDSLLMGSDFYEPFSERQSNCDQGQVSLGIGANSTIRRAIIDKNARIGCEVQIINKDHVQEADREKEGFYIRSGIVVVLKNAIIPDKTVI, from the coding sequence GTGAAAAACGTTCTAGCCGTTATTCTTGGTGGTGGCGCGGGTACCCGGCTTTATCCGTTAACAAAGCTACGCGCCAAACCAGCAGTTCCTCTGGCAGGGAAATATCGCCTAATCGATATCCCAGTGAGTAACTGCATTAACTCAGAAATCTTCAAAATCTACGTTCTGACGCAATTTAACTCAGCTTCCCTCAATCGCCATATTGCCCGTGCCTACAACTTTGCAGGCTTCACGGAGGGCTTCGTTGAGGTACTAGCCGCCCAGCAAACCCCCGAAAACCCCAATTGGTTCCAGGGTACTGCTGATGCGGTGCGCCAGTATCTGTGGCTGATGGAAGAGTGGGATGCGGATGAATTTCTCATTCTCTCAGGAGATCACCTTTATCGGATGGACTATCGGCAATTCTTGCAACGTCACCGGGAAACTAAGGCAGATATCACCATCTCCGTCGTACCGATGGATGAGAAACGCGCCTCGGACTTTGGCTTGATGAAAATCGATGACAAAGGTAGGGTAGTTGACTTCAGCGAAAAACCCAAAGGCGACGCCCTCAAACAAATGCAGGTGGATACCACCGTTTTGGGCTTAACCCCTGAAGAAGCCAAAAAAATGCCCTACATTGCGTCAATGGGCATTTATATCTTTAAAAAAGACGTGCTGATTCGGTTACTCAAAGACGCACCAGAACGGACGGATTTTGGTAAAGAGATCATTCCCGCATCGTCAAAAGATCATAACGTCCAAGCCTATCTATTTGGGGGTTACTGGGAAGATATCGGAACGATCGAAGCATTCTACGATGCTAACTTAGCCCTGACGCGGCAACCCAAACCGCCTTTTAGCTTCTACGACGAAAACGCCCCCATCTATACTCGTGCCCGTTATTTACCACCAACTAAATTGTTGGATTGTAAAGTAACTGAATCGATGATTGGAGAAGGCTGTATTCTCAAAGAATGCCGCATCGAACACTCCGTATTAGGAGTGCGAACCCGCGTCGAAGCAGGCTGTGTAGTAGAAGATTCCTTGTTGATGGGTTCAGACTTCTACGAACCATTCAGCGAACGGCAATCCAATTGCGATCAAGGACAAGTTTCCTTGGGGATCGGTGCTAACTCCACCATCCGTCGTGCCATCATTGATAAAAACGCTCGCATCGGCTGCGAAGTTCAAATTATCAACAAAGACCATGTTCAAGAAGCCGATCGGGAAAAAGAAGGATTCTACATCCGTAGCGGTATTGTAGTAGTCCTGAAAAATGCCATCATTCCCGACAAAACTGTGATTTAA
- a CDS encoding helicase-related protein, which produces MIAEKLGRLFEVGFNIGILAYIQQHQLQHNFGELYQQDLRRLQFPFILKRILDAEEIISQENIQNIEKWCLFLLEKGFLSGLNFFGEYIKSTGWSSRKTGSIEILYYQSSFTNENSIHTYPKDEQQEYKELLSQLDRFLNPNNFDRYIRQYKQKGEFLKADTLMLLRYRQQWRILAVDLSIFSVKTAKDLLTLEDNQLQNQRRLLMREISYLKSKSVFAKLRIDTGATDELGFDFSDNLTRYFTAFKREDKESAKLIQAGSYADSFYRFLRETDILKDDTKLVFNVVGYSDRSISTISLRPQNIQVLATCSQIYHKESKEQEINQAREQVLDIIQRNASRSFADGRKFVKKLLEISSDTTSVISHTEQINNFSSTLELRQSHAELITKALNSQHIYIFLTGNPGIGKTTAIVEFLKAHISEGFLFFYVSPRKQVNLDIIEKFRNFDTNKLFDDRLFCINTNSQLIEDNFPLCVVNFFSNKYQTDFTQNGVSFLAANQENQRTTSRQQAIKRITDDRIRANNHRNRGVLSTLCEGIYTVINHEISNHLVATACIQSLRINPNGANTLSHFANIFKSAYNKREGKVISTEMQKISRRIKHLFIMIDEITGDGSGVEFLNEISSILRNYQLTDAKHGFNTKIIVADASIVDKNAIEQHLSETSPEPDKIFFRRVLSESIDSLAMQEFKFKYSSAIAINANSYPASNLAITYRVFVESIKFDEEILANQRDNLKNTVRSQIIADINDLRSQPNSGQILVYVQDKRKLQELIEKIRQYWGEFTKNQDYLEIHANLSDTDKKEIEQHKNKVKIVFMTSSASRGLSFPKAKHILVEIPRFRVESNLMEIVQVIYRGRGLYVENGEVKTLDDTAKELIFYLCDRAIYYADDKQLSLRESAINLLNILLILKTSIMTRIKGYGELGLDKFMMIPIGGKSVSAAGQSFSGKMANLIKDLKNEHRRRPHQKLLLEVYTSLEQLLSRAEFVLTNKNSLVDRFSYLELREIFNTKFSKILANGFDGLLKLGNLEQGHITGSLLVVPMGEQKLQETYEMRLIEILSCANDELLNKMRAISLNPDYPGSLRSSIKNAIELWKKLQDCQDKTQFLEQNSQRIDQYYALPLFTFISGEAMSKYFADAPEEPEDERFRDILATYVHHLYPADKTLPIGYKYRDFPFVVFSSYSLEEMREKIFTDKYLLTSNELNVLNLILSRE; this is translated from the coding sequence ATGATTGCAGAAAAACTGGGACGCTTATTTGAAGTTGGGTTTAATATCGGTATCCTCGCGTACATCCAACAGCACCAACTCCAGCACAACTTTGGAGAATTATATCAACAAGATTTACGTCGGTTGCAATTTCCTTTTATTCTCAAACGCATCCTAGACGCCGAGGAAATCATCAGTCAAGAGAATATCCAAAATATCGAAAAATGGTGTTTATTCCTACTGGAAAAGGGATTTTTATCTGGACTAAATTTTTTTGGTGAATACATCAAATCTACTGGATGGAGTAGTCGCAAAACAGGAAGTATCGAAATTTTGTACTACCAATCCAGTTTTACCAACGAAAACAGCATCCATACTTATCCTAAAGATGAACAACAAGAATATAAAGAGTTATTGTCCCAACTCGATCGATTTCTCAATCCAAATAATTTCGATCGCTACATTCGCCAGTACAAACAAAAAGGGGAGTTTCTCAAAGCAGATACTTTGATGTTGTTGCGCTACCGTCAGCAGTGGCGTATCCTAGCGGTTGATTTATCTATATTTTCTGTCAAAACTGCTAAAGATTTACTAACTTTAGAAGATAATCAATTGCAAAATCAGCGGCGTTTGTTGATGCGGGAAATTAGTTATTTGAAATCTAAGAGCGTTTTTGCTAAGTTGCGGATCGATACTGGTGCTACCGATGAATTGGGTTTCGATTTTTCTGATAATTTAACTCGTTACTTTACGGCTTTTAAACGAGAAGATAAAGAAAGCGCCAAGTTAATTCAAGCTGGTTCTTATGCTGATAGTTTTTATCGATTTTTGCGGGAAACCGATATTTTAAAAGATGATACAAAGTTAGTATTTAATGTAGTTGGATATAGCGATCGATCGATCAGTACCATCTCCCTGCGTCCCCAAAACATCCAAGTACTAGCAACCTGTTCCCAAATTTATCACAAAGAATCGAAAGAACAGGAAATCAATCAAGCGCGAGAACAAGTTTTAGACATCATTCAACGAAATGCTAGTCGCAGCTTTGCTGATGGCAGGAAGTTTGTCAAAAAGTTGCTAGAAATTAGCAGTGATACCACATCAGTTATCTCTCATACCGAACAGATTAATAATTTTAGTTCTACTTTGGAATTGCGACAATCTCACGCGGAATTAATTACAAAAGCGCTCAATTCTCAACATATTTATATATTTTTAACAGGTAATCCCGGCATTGGCAAGACTACCGCTATAGTTGAGTTTCTCAAAGCACATATCAGCGAAGGTTTTTTATTTTTCTACGTCAGTCCCCGGAAACAAGTAAACTTGGATATTATTGAGAAATTCCGCAATTTTGACACTAATAAACTGTTTGACGATCGCTTATTCTGCATTAACACTAATTCCCAACTGATTGAAGATAACTTTCCCCTCTGCGTCGTCAATTTTTTCTCCAATAAATATCAAACAGACTTTACCCAAAACGGTGTCTCTTTTCTCGCCGCCAATCAAGAAAATCAGCGTACTACATCGCGCCAGCAAGCAATCAAGCGCATCACAGACGATCGCATTCGCGCTAATAACCATCGAAACAGGGGTGTTTTATCTACCCTGTGTGAAGGAATCTACACCGTTATCAATCATGAAATATCAAATCATCTTGTCGCTACCGCTTGTATCCAGTCTTTGCGGATCAACCCCAATGGTGCTAATACTCTAAGTCATTTTGCCAACATTTTTAAAAGTGCTTATAACAAGCGCGAAGGAAAGGTTATTTCAACAGAAATGCAAAAAATATCTCGCCGCATCAAGCACTTGTTCATCATGATAGATGAAATTACGGGTGATGGAAGTGGGGTTGAATTTTTAAACGAAATCAGCAGTATTTTAAGAAATTATCAATTGACAGATGCAAAACATGGTTTTAACACCAAAATAATTGTAGCAGATGCCTCAATAGTTGATAAAAACGCCATCGAACAACATTTATCGGAAACTTCACCGGAACCAGATAAAATATTCTTCAGGCGTGTCTTGTCTGAGTCAATTGATTCCTTAGCAATGCAGGAATTTAAGTTTAAGTATTCTTCAGCAATTGCTATCAACGCCAATTCTTATCCTGCAAGTAATTTGGCTATTACTTATCGGGTATTTGTCGAGTCAATCAAATTTGACGAAGAAATTTTAGCTAACCAAAGAGATAATCTAAAAAATACCGTTAGATCGCAAATTATCGCTGATATAAATGATTTGCGATCGCAACCAAACTCAGGCCAAATTCTGGTTTACGTGCAAGATAAGAGGAAATTGCAAGAGTTAATCGAAAAAATTAGACAATATTGGGGTGAATTTACCAAAAATCAAGATTATTTGGAAATCCATGCCAACCTATCTGATACCGATAAAAAAGAAATCGAACAACACAAAAATAAAGTAAAAATCGTTTTTATGACTTCTTCCGCCAGTCGCGGTTTATCTTTTCCCAAAGCGAAACATATCCTAGTTGAAATTCCCCGCTTTCGGGTAGAAAGTAACCTAATGGAAATCGTGCAAGTGATTTATAGAGGAAGAGGTTTGTATGTAGAAAATGGTGAAGTGAAAACTTTGGATGATACTGCCAAAGAACTGATTTTTTACTTATGCGATCGCGCTATCTATTACGCCGATGATAAACAACTTTCTTTAAGAGAAAGTGCCATCAATTTACTCAATATTCTGCTAATTCTAAAAACTTCCATCATGACCAGAATTAAAGGTTATGGAGAACTTGGTCTAGATAAATTCATGATGATTCCCATCGGTGGCAAATCCGTATCGGCGGCGGGTCAATCATTTAGCGGCAAAATGGCTAATCTAATTAAAGATTTAAAAAACGAACATCGCAGGCGTCCCCATCAAAAGCTTTTACTAGAAGTTTATACAAGTTTAGAACAATTATTAAGTCGAGCGGAATTTGTGTTAACTAATAAAAATTCGCTGGTCGATCGGTTTTCTTATTTAGAATTGAGAGAAATTTTTAATACTAAGTTCTCTAAAATCTTGGCAAATGGATTTGATGGTTTACTAAAACTTGGCAACCTAGAACAAGGTCATATTACAGGCAGTTTGCTAGTTGTGCCAATGGGGGAACAAAAACTGCAAGAAACTTACGAAATGCGCTTGATAGAAATCCTAAGCTGTGCTAATGATGAACTTTTGAATAAGATGCGAGCAATTAGCCTCAATCCCGATTATCCGGGAAGTTTGCGATCAAGTATCAAAAATGCGATCGAATTATGGAAAAAGCTTCAGGACTGCCAAGATAAAACCCAATTCTTAGAACAAAACAGCCAGCGAATCGACCAATATTATGCTTTGCCGTTATTTACATTTATTAGTGGCGAAGCAATGAGTAAATATTTCGCTGATGCGCCAGAAGAACCAGAAGATGAAAGATTTCGAGATATTCTCGCCACCTATGTTCATCACCTCTATCCAGCTGATAAAACCCTACCCATTGGTTATAAATATCGAGATTTTCCCTTTGTAGTTTTTAGCAGCTACAGTTTAGAAGAAATGAGAGAAAAGATATTTACCGACAAATATTTGTTGACTTCCAATGAATTGAATGTACTGAATTTAATTCTTTCTAGAGAATAG
- a CDS encoding M15 family metallopeptidase: protein MEETAKKPTLVKNVTSCSTAVVKELDQQIIARMNRIIPNVLESFEDFNIQIVGSSVHALLQPAAKEALRKAIKERGKTLSVISAYRTIAQQLILFNHAQAGRCGIKNAARPGQSYHQSGLALNISDASGWEPFLVKYGWRRPLSDVPAHFEFVGGDTHDIRPVAVQAFQELWNLNHSDDEIVVDGVYGPKTEARLGNSPIEGFPKS, encoded by the coding sequence ATGGAAGAAACAGCTAAAAAACCTACGCTGGTTAAGAATGTTACCAGTTGTTCCACTGCTGTAGTCAAAGAACTGGATCAGCAAATTATCGCCCGCATGAATCGCATAATTCCCAACGTCCTTGAAAGTTTTGAAGATTTCAACATCCAAATAGTTGGTTCATCCGTCCATGCTTTACTTCAACCAGCAGCAAAAGAAGCACTTCGTAAAGCTATCAAAGAACGAGGTAAAACCCTCAGCGTAATTTCCGCTTATCGCACAATTGCCCAGCAACTAATTCTATTTAACCACGCCCAGGCCGGAAGATGCGGTATTAAAAATGCCGCACGTCCCGGTCAAAGCTATCATCAAAGCGGTTTGGCATTAAATATTTCTGATGCAAGTGGTTGGGAACCTTTCCTAGTTAAATACGGCTGGCGGCGACCCCTTTCTGACGTACCGGCACACTTTGAATTTGTAGGAGGAGACACCCACGATATTCGTCCGGTTGCGGTGCAAGCCTTTCAGGAACTTTGGAATTTAAATCATTCTGATGACGAGATTGTCGTAGATGGAGTTTATGGCCCTAAAACGGAAGCACGATTGGGTAATTCTCCCATCGAAGGTTTCCCAAAAAGTTAG
- a CDS encoding alpha-amylase family glycosyl hydrolase, with protein MQINTPDWVKHAVFYQIFPDRFARSKQPRKRVLKNASWEAWDDMPTLQGYKGGDLWGVMEQLDYLQDLGINAIYFTPIFQSASNHRYHTHDYYQVDPMLGGNPAFKELLDAAHERNIKVVLDGVFNHASRGFFFFHDILENGPHSPWLDWFKVEGWPVSPYNGEYPANYRGWAGNRALPEFNHDNPEVREYIMEIAEYWIKFGIDGWRLDVPFEIKTPGFWQEFRDRVKAINPEAYIVGEVWLDAREWLDGTQFDGVMNYLFTGPTIAFTAGDRVDLEQVQDRSYHPYPPLFAKEYGEKIQHLLQLYPWEIQLTQLNLLASHDTARLISIANDDKASVELATLLLLTFPGAPSIYYGDEVGLPGKLDPDSRRGFPMEDHWDIYILKYHQKLITMRHKYPALRTGSYQILFAEGTVYAFARTLGTEELIVAVNVGTSEANASFEVTNLPSQPNHLLYGNAEFSWSNGEEKATQLTLNLPARSGCILGPID; from the coding sequence ATGCAGATAAATACTCCAGATTGGGTCAAACACGCTGTTTTCTACCAAATTTTTCCGGATCGATTTGCCAGAAGCAAACAGCCACGCAAGCGAGTTTTAAAAAATGCTTCATGGGAAGCTTGGGATGATATGCCAACCCTCCAAGGTTATAAAGGTGGTGATTTGTGGGGGGTAATGGAACAGTTAGATTATTTACAAGATTTGGGGATAAATGCTATTTATTTTACGCCCATTTTTCAGTCGGCTAGTAATCACCGTTATCACACTCATGATTATTACCAAGTCGATCCAATGTTAGGGGGAAATCCCGCTTTTAAGGAATTATTAGATGCTGCCCACGAACGCAATATTAAAGTGGTGCTGGATGGAGTATTTAATCATGCTAGTCGTGGTTTTTTCTTTTTTCATGACATCTTAGAAAATGGCCCTCATTCCCCTTGGCTAGATTGGTTTAAAGTTGAAGGTTGGCCTGTATCTCCTTACAATGGTGAATATCCAGCTAACTATCGTGGTTGGGCGGGAAATCGGGCTTTACCTGAGTTTAATCATGATAATCCGGAAGTGCGGGAATATATCATGGAAATTGCCGAATATTGGATTAAATTCGGTATTGATGGTTGGCGGTTAGATGTGCCTTTTGAAATTAAGACGCCTGGGTTTTGGCAGGAGTTTCGCGATCGCGTAAAAGCGATCAATCCAGAAGCCTACATCGTTGGGGAAGTTTGGCTAGACGCCCGTGAATGGCTGGATGGTACGCAATTTGACGGAGTGATGAATTATTTATTCACTGGGCCAACGATTGCTTTTACGGCTGGCGATCGCGTCGATCTAGAACAAGTGCAAGACCGATCTTACCATCCCTATCCACCTTTATTTGCTAAAGAATATGGCGAAAAAATTCAGCATTTACTGCAACTGTATCCTTGGGAAATTCAACTCACCCAACTTAATTTATTAGCAAGTCACGATACGGCGCGACTGATTTCTATTGCTAATGATGATAAAGCAAGTGTAGAATTAGCTACTTTATTGCTGCTAACTTTTCCCGGCGCACCCAGCATTTACTATGGGGATGAAGTTGGTTTACCCGGTAAGCTAGATCCAGATTCACGGCGTGGTTTTCCGATGGAAGATCATTGGGATATTTACATTTTAAAATATCACCAAAAGCTGATTACTATGCGCCATAAATACCCCGCTCTCCGCACTGGTTCTTATCAAATTTTATTTGCCGAAGGCACAGTTTATGCTTTCGCTCGTACTTTGGGAACAGAAGAATTAATTGTGGCGGTTAATGTCGGTACATCAGAAGCTAATGCCAGCTTTGAAGTAACTAATTTGCCATCTCAACCCAATCATTTATTGTATGGTAACGCTGAATTTTCGTGGAGTAATGGTGAAGAAAAAGCCACTCAATTAACTTTAAATCTTCCGGCTCGCTCTGGCTGTATTCTCGGCCCGATCGATTAA
- a CDS encoding fasciclin domain-containing protein codes for MADIVDTADQVGSFQTLLEAIKVAGLLETLKGAGPFTVFAPTDEAFAQFPSGTIEKLLGDVPQLRKILSYHVLEGKVMSKDVANLDKATTIEGLDLKIYTADGVKINDANVVTPDVEADNGVIHVIDTVLVPE; via the coding sequence ATGGCTGATATCGTAGATACCGCCGATCAAGTCGGTTCTTTTCAAACATTGCTAGAAGCTATTAAGGTAGCTGGTTTATTAGAAACCCTAAAAGGTGCTGGCCCGTTTACTGTATTCGCGCCAACCGATGAAGCTTTTGCTCAATTTCCATCAGGAACGATCGAGAAATTGCTCGGAGACGTTCCTCAATTAAGGAAAATTCTCAGTTATCATGTCTTAGAAGGGAAAGTAATGTCAAAAGATGTAGCGAACTTAGATAAAGCTACCACAATTGAAGGTTTAGATCTCAAAATTTATACTGCTGATGGAGTTAAGATAAATGATGCTAACGTTGTTACGCCAGATGTGGAAGCGGACAACGGCGTTATTCATGTAATTGACACGGTATTGGTTCCCGAATAA
- a CDS encoding fasciclin domain-containing protein: MANIVETAVSAGQFKTLANVLEAAGLLDILNSPGPYTVFAPTDEAFAKIPANAIASWMEDIPKLKKIVAYHVVPGDVRSDDLIQIDEAPTLEGSIVAIENSSNGVKVNDAKVVKQDILTDNGVIHVIDTVLMPAMVAFH; encoded by the coding sequence ATGGCAAACATTGTCGAGACTGCTGTCAGCGCAGGCCAATTTAAAACATTAGCAAATGTGTTAGAAGCGGCTGGTCTTTTAGATATTCTAAACAGCCCCGGCCCTTACACCGTTTTTGCACCGACCGACGAAGCTTTCGCCAAAATACCAGCTAATGCTATAGCTTCTTGGATGGAAGATATCCCCAAACTCAAGAAAATTGTCGCTTATCATGTAGTACCGGGAGATGTCAGATCCGACGATTTAATTCAAATAGATGAAGCCCCTACTCTAGAAGGTTCAATTGTGGCAATAGAAAATAGCTCAAATGGTGTAAAAGTAAATGATGCCAAAGTAGTAAAACAAGATATTCTCACTGACAACGGCGTTATCCACGTCATTGACACTGTGTTAATGCCTGCAATGGTAGCTTTTCACTAA